A stretch of the Actinoalloteichus fjordicus genome encodes the following:
- the mptB gene encoding polyprenol phosphomannose-dependent alpha 1,6 mannosyltransferase MptB, with protein sequence MSGEAIGGRAISRGSDDEEQATDSPTTSAAAPAKAADRRSGVDSTGDGTTPADPAQTDCPAGPPGSLDASEHRSLDAVRRFGTVAALLMAVGALGAGAAPVINPVSGVRFLGLLSRMPTVALAITYTGMLMLVASWLWLGRLARPGRERLLSRSQMDRTLVMWTLPFVVAPPMFSRDVYSYLAQSEIAARGMDPYELGPATALGVDDPLTRGVTNIWRETPAPYQPLFLFLSRGITAIASDNVVAGILLHRVLALAGFALIVWALPRLARRCGVQPVYALWLGAANPLLLFHLVSGIHNEALMIGLMMAGLEIALSRSVWVGAVLISLAAMIKLPAVLALGFLGAIIARRNGGRIPDLLRIATGFTAVFVIVTVGVSMGSTLGFGWIEALSVPGSVRSWLSPVTAVSQTSAGLGILLGVGDHTDAVISLARAIGYSLAATICARLLWSAFRGRIEPLAGLGAGLGSVVLLGPVLHPWYLLWAAIPLAASSTRLRFRLTATAYSAVVALLVFPTGSGFDSRTYVVAQALLAAVAVFLPAMFAMRKRIPRREPLLHPAAPPH encoded by the coding sequence ATGTCGGGCGAGGCGATCGGCGGTCGGGCGATCAGCAGAGGTTCAGACGACGAGGAGCAGGCGACCGACTCGCCGACGACATCCGCCGCCGCTCCGGCGAAGGCGGCGGACCGGCGCTCCGGCGTGGACTCGACCGGAGACGGCACGACCCCCGCCGACCCCGCGCAGACCGACTGCCCCGCCGGACCACCGGGATCGCTGGACGCGAGCGAGCACCGCAGCCTGGACGCGGTTCGTCGCTTCGGCACCGTCGCCGCGCTGCTGATGGCCGTCGGTGCGCTCGGGGCGGGCGCCGCCCCGGTGATCAACCCTGTCTCCGGCGTCCGCTTCCTCGGGCTGCTGTCGCGGATGCCGACCGTCGCACTCGCGATCACCTACACCGGGATGCTCATGCTGGTGGCGTCCTGGCTGTGGCTGGGCAGACTCGCCAGACCGGGCCGGGAGCGCCTGCTGTCCAGAAGCCAGATGGACCGCACGCTGGTGATGTGGACGCTGCCCTTCGTCGTGGCGCCGCCGATGTTCAGCCGCGACGTCTACAGCTACCTGGCACAGAGCGAGATCGCGGCGCGCGGCATGGACCCCTACGAGCTGGGACCGGCCACCGCACTGGGGGTCGACGACCCGCTGACCAGGGGCGTCACCAACATCTGGCGGGAGACTCCCGCGCCCTACCAGCCGCTGTTCCTGTTCCTGTCCCGTGGCATCACGGCGATCGCCTCGGACAACGTCGTCGCGGGCATCCTGCTGCACCGCGTACTCGCTTTGGCGGGCTTCGCCTTGATCGTCTGGGCGCTGCCCCGGCTGGCCCGCCGCTGCGGAGTGCAGCCGGTCTACGCGCTCTGGCTCGGCGCCGCCAACCCGTTGCTGCTGTTCCACCTGGTCAGCGGCATCCACAACGAGGCGCTCATGATCGGGCTGATGATGGCCGGCCTGGAGATCGCCCTGTCTCGCTCGGTCTGGGTCGGCGCGGTGCTGATCTCACTGGCTGCCATGATCAAACTCCCTGCGGTGCTGGCGCTGGGCTTCCTCGGCGCGATCATCGCGCGCCGCAACGGCGGCCGGATACCGGACCTGCTGCGCATCGCCACCGGCTTCACCGCCGTGTTCGTCATCGTCACGGTCGGGGTGTCGATGGGCAGCACCCTGGGCTTCGGCTGGATCGAGGCGCTGAGCGTGCCCGGCTCGGTGCGCAGCTGGCTGTCCCCGGTGACCGCCGTCAGCCAGACCAGTGCCGGGCTGGGCATCCTGCTCGGCGTCGGCGACCACACGGACGCGGTGATCTCCCTCGCACGGGCCATCGGCTACAGCCTCGCGGCGACGATCTGCGCCCGGCTGCTCTGGTCGGCCTTCCGGGGCCGGATCGAGCCGTTGGCCGGGCTGGGCGCGGGGCTGGGCTCGGTGGTGCTCCTCGGCCCGGTGCTGCACCCCTGGTACCTGCTCTGGGCGGCGATCCCGCTCGCCGCGTCGAGCACTCGACTGCGGTTCCGGCTCACCGCCACCGCGTACTCCGCCGTGGTGGCGCTGCTGGTGTTCCCCACCGGGTCCGGGTTCGACAGTCGCACCTATGTGGTGGCCCAGGCGCTCCTCGCCGCCGTCGCGGTCTTCCTGCCTGCGATGTTCGCGATGCGAAAGCGGATTCCTCGGCGTGAGCCGCTGCTGCATCCGGCGGCACCACCCCATTGA
- a CDS encoding helix-turn-helix transcriptional regulator, translating to MPGAVQRARSVPAGGASEMTAAGGPAGPSESSAAGSSDAGSSRLGAAGSQEPPGDLPSGASPAQTPATPVSFSEGRTRHTVARLLLEHGPATAAAIAEELGLGQAAVRRHLDAMIADGQACTRQAPRGPRGRGRPARLYLLTEAGRTRFGHAYDDLAVAALRFLAEHVGEQAVTAFARQRVTELVDRHRGAVSAAPDPATRAEALAEALTREGYASSTRRVGSGEQLCQHHCPVAHVAAEFPQLCEAETALFADLLGTHVQRLATIARGDAACTTHVPLVDRASEHTDRPEQSGGSPTRLVPAPATPVQTAPNPDGGEPA from the coding sequence GTGCCCGGCGCGGTCCAGCGCGCGCGGTCGGTTCCGGCCGGGGGCGCCTCCGAGATGACGGCGGCGGGCGGGCCTGCGGGGCCGTCCGAGTCGTCGGCCGCGGGGTCGTCCGATGCGGGGTCGTCCAGACTGGGGGCCGCAGGCAGCCAGGAGCCGCCGGGCGACCTGCCGTCGGGGGCCTCGCCTGCTCAGACCCCGGCGACGCCCGTGTCCTTCTCCGAGGGCCGGACTCGTCACACCGTGGCCAGGCTGCTTCTCGAACACGGGCCCGCCACCGCCGCCGCCATCGCCGAGGAACTGGGCCTGGGGCAGGCGGCGGTGCGCCGACACCTGGACGCGATGATCGCCGACGGTCAGGCCTGCACGCGGCAGGCTCCCCGAGGTCCGCGCGGCCGAGGGCGGCCTGCCCGGCTCTACCTGCTCACCGAGGCGGGACGCACTCGATTCGGTCACGCCTACGACGACCTGGCGGTGGCCGCGCTGCGGTTCCTCGCCGAACACGTCGGGGAACAGGCCGTGACGGCCTTCGCCCGGCAACGGGTGACCGAGCTGGTCGACCGGCATCGGGGAGCGGTGTCCGCCGCACCCGACCCCGCGACGCGCGCCGAAGCTCTCGCCGAGGCGCTCACCCGTGAGGGTTACGCTTCCTCGACTCGTCGCGTCGGGTCAGGGGAGCAGCTCTGCCAGCATCACTGTCCCGTGGCGCATGTCGCGGCGGAGTTCCCGCAGCTCTGCGAGGCCGAGACGGCGTTGTTCGCCGACCTGCTCGGCACCCACGTTCAGCGACTGGCCACCATCGCTCGCGGTGACGCGGCGTGCACCACGCACGTCCCGCTCGTCGACCGAGCGTCGGAGCACACCGATCGGCCGGAACAGTCCGGCGGATCACCCACCCGTCTGGTGCCCGCTCCCGCGACACCAGTTCAGACAGCCCCGAATCCGGATGGAGGGGAACCCGCATGA
- the sufB gene encoding Fe-S cluster assembly protein SufB has translation MTAAAEQRTPTTAPTATGQQPLTQEETLATLGTYEYGWADSDAAGTSARRGLNEDVVRDISGKKSEPDWMLQTRLKGLSLFDRKPMPNWGADLSGINFDAIKYFVRSTEKQATSWEDLPADIKNTYDRLGIPEAEKQRLVAGVAAQYESEVVYHKIREDLEEQGVIFLDTDTGLREHPELFKEYFGSVIPAGDNKFSALNAAVWSGGSFIYVPKGVQVDIPLQAYFRINTENMGQFERTLIIVDEGAYVHYVEGCTAPIYSSDSLHSAVVEIIVKKGGRCRYTTIQNWSNNVYNLVTKRAKAEEGATMEWIDGNIGSKVTMKYPSVYLMGEHAKGEVLSIAFAGEGQHQDAGAKMTHLAPHTSSTIVSKSVARGGGRTSYRGLVRVNKGAHHSKSTVKCDALLVDTISRSDTYPYVDVREDDVAMGHEATVSKVSDEQLFYLMSRGLTEDEAMAMVVRGFVEPIARELPMEYALELNRLIELQMEGAVG, from the coding sequence ATGACTGCCGCTGCCGAGCAGCGAACACCCACCACTGCGCCGACCGCCACGGGCCAGCAGCCGCTGACCCAGGAGGAGACGCTGGCCACGCTGGGCACCTACGAGTACGGCTGGGCCGACTCCGATGCCGCAGGCACCAGTGCTCGTCGAGGTCTGAACGAGGACGTGGTCCGCGACATCTCGGGCAAGAAGAGCGAGCCGGACTGGATGCTCCAGACCCGTCTCAAGGGTCTGAGCCTGTTCGATCGCAAGCCGATGCCGAACTGGGGCGCCGACCTCTCCGGCATCAACTTCGACGCGATCAAGTACTTCGTGCGTTCCACGGAGAAGCAGGCCACCAGCTGGGAAGACCTGCCTGCCGACATCAAGAACACCTATGACCGGCTGGGCATCCCGGAGGCGGAGAAGCAGCGGCTGGTCGCCGGTGTCGCGGCTCAGTACGAGTCCGAGGTCGTCTACCACAAGATCCGGGAGGACCTGGAAGAGCAGGGCGTCATCTTCCTGGACACCGACACCGGTCTGCGGGAGCACCCCGAGCTGTTCAAGGAGTACTTCGGCTCGGTGATCCCCGCCGGAGACAACAAGTTCTCCGCGTTGAACGCGGCGGTCTGGTCCGGCGGCTCCTTCATCTACGTGCCGAAGGGCGTGCAGGTCGACATCCCGCTGCAGGCCTACTTCCGGATCAACACCGAGAACATGGGCCAGTTCGAGCGGACGCTGATCATCGTCGACGAGGGTGCCTACGTGCACTACGTCGAGGGCTGCACGGCGCCGATCTACAGCTCCGACTCGCTGCACTCGGCGGTCGTGGAGATCATCGTGAAGAAGGGTGGTCGTTGTCGCTACACGACCATCCAGAACTGGTCGAACAACGTCTACAACCTGGTCACCAAGCGCGCGAAGGCCGAAGAGGGCGCGACCATGGAGTGGATCGACGGCAACATCGGGTCCAAGGTCACGATGAAGTACCCGTCGGTCTACCTGATGGGCGAGCACGCCAAGGGCGAGGTGCTCTCGATCGCGTTCGCCGGCGAGGGCCAGCACCAGGACGCGGGCGCCAAGATGACCCACCTCGCCCCGCACACCTCCTCCACCATCGTCTCCAAGTCGGTGGCCAGGGGCGGCGGCCGGACCTCCTACCGAGGTCTGGTGCGGGTGAACAAGGGCGCGCACCACTCCAAGTCCACCGTCAAGTGCGACGCGCTGCTGGTCGACACGATCAGTCGCTCCGACACCTATCCCTACGTCGACGTCCGCGAGGACGACGTGGCGATGGGGCACGAGGCGACCGTGTCCAAGGTCAGCGACGAGCAGCTCTTCTACCTGATGTCGCGCGGTCTCACCGAGGACGAGGCGATGGCCATGGTGGTGCGCGGGTTCGTCGAGCCCATCGCGCGCGAGCTGCCCATGGAGTACGCGCTGGAACTCAACCGCCTGATCGAGCTGCAGATGGAAGGGGCCGTCGGCTGA
- the sufD gene encoding Fe-S cluster assembly protein SufD: MATPTDTTDVTPGVAGKGHSHGGPVIPQSSRGERFTSYDVAAFEVPGGREEDWRFTPLRRLAGLHDGSATADGRITVEVTAEAPVTVETVDRSDSRLGDGGVPADRVAAQAWSGFAEATLVTVPRDARPADPITVTVTGPGEGRSAYGHVQLRAEAFADATIVLDYRGSGALADNVEIVLGDSARLVVVTVHDWAADAVHVGSQHAALGRDATLRHFAVTLGGDLVRIASTVTYRERGGDAELLGLYFADAEQHLEHRLLVDHAVPNCRSNVVYKGALQGEGAHTVWIGDVLIRAAAEATETFELNRNLILTDGARADSVPNLEIETGEIQGAGHASATGRFDDEQLFYLQARGIPVDVARRLVVRGFFGEILQKIAVPEVRERLEAAIEAELAAVGT; this comes from the coding sequence ATGGCGACACCTACTGACACCACGGACGTCACCCCGGGCGTCGCGGGCAAGGGCCACTCGCACGGTGGACCGGTGATCCCGCAGTCCTCCAGGGGCGAGCGCTTCACCTCCTACGACGTGGCCGCCTTCGAGGTCCCCGGCGGTCGCGAAGAGGACTGGCGGTTCACCCCGCTGCGCAGGCTCGCGGGCCTGCACGACGGATCGGCGACGGCCGACGGCCGCATCACCGTCGAGGTCACGGCCGAGGCGCCGGTGACGGTGGAGACCGTGGACCGCTCCGACTCTCGCCTGGGCGACGGCGGGGTGCCCGCCGACCGGGTGGCCGCGCAGGCCTGGTCTGGATTCGCCGAGGCCACGCTGGTCACGGTTCCCCGGGACGCGCGTCCCGCCGACCCGATCACCGTCACGGTGACCGGGCCCGGCGAGGGCCGGTCCGCCTACGGGCACGTGCAGCTGCGGGCCGAGGCCTTCGCCGACGCCACGATCGTGCTGGACTACCGGGGCTCCGGTGCGCTGGCCGACAACGTGGAGATCGTGCTCGGCGACTCCGCGCGCCTGGTCGTCGTCACCGTGCACGACTGGGCGGCCGACGCCGTCCACGTCGGCTCGCAGCACGCCGCACTGGGCCGCGACGCCACGCTGCGCCACTTCGCGGTCACGCTGGGCGGCGACCTGGTGCGCATCGCGTCCACCGTCACCTACCGGGAGCGGGGCGGCGACGCCGAGCTGCTGGGGCTGTACTTCGCCGATGCCGAGCAGCACCTGGAGCACCGGCTCCTGGTGGACCACGCGGTGCCCAACTGCCGCAGCAACGTGGTCTACAAGGGCGCTCTGCAGGGCGAGGGCGCGCACACCGTGTGGATCGGCGACGTGCTGATCCGGGCGGCGGCCGAGGCGACCGAGACCTTCGAGTTGAACCGCAACCTGATCCTCACCGACGGTGCCCGCGCCGACTCGGTGCCCAACCTGGAGATCGAGACCGGGGAGATCCAGGGCGCGGGCCACGCCAGCGCCACCGGTCGGTTCGACGACGAGCAGCTGTTCTACCTCCAGGCCAGGGGCATCCCGGTCGACGTGGCCCGCAGGCTCGTCGTCCGAGGCTTCTTCGGCGAGATCCTCCAGAAGATCGCCGTTCCGGAGGTCCGGGAGCGGCTGGAGGCGGCGATCGAGGCCGAGCTGGCGGCGGTCGGCACATGA
- a CDS encoding non-heme iron oxygenase ferredoxin subunit, protein MTMTPVCEAAGLAERTPVRVQADGVPVVLVRDGEQVHALHDVCSHAEVALSEGELVTRRGGLALECWLHGSCFHLRTGAPTGLPATDPVAVFPAEINEGWVHVDPAVRVAG, encoded by the coding sequence ATGACGATGACCCCGGTGTGCGAGGCGGCAGGCCTGGCCGAGCGGACCCCCGTTCGCGTCCAGGCCGACGGCGTCCCCGTCGTCCTGGTGAGGGACGGCGAGCAGGTGCATGCACTGCACGACGTGTGCTCCCACGCCGAGGTGGCGCTCTCCGAGGGAGAGCTGGTCACCCGGCGCGGCGGGCTCGCCCTGGAGTGCTGGCTGCACGGCTCCTGCTTCCACCTGCGCACCGGGGCGCCGACCGGCCTGCCCGCCACCGATCCGGTGGCGGTGTTCCCGGCCGAGATCAATGAGGGCTGGGTCCATGTCGACCCGGCAGTCCGGGTCGCGGGCTGA
- the sufC gene encoding Fe-S cluster assembly ATPase SufC, which produces MATLEIKDLHVSVSTDDEPKEILKGVDLTVRAGETHAIMGPNGSGKSTLAYAVAGHPKYQVTSGSVLLDGEEVLEMTVDERARAGLFLAMQYPVEVPGVSMSNFLRSAATAVRGEAPKIRHWVKEVKQAMTDLDIEPSFAERSVNEGFSGGEKKRHEILQLDLLKPKFAILDETDSGLDVDALRVVSDGVNRYTATGDRGVLLITHYTRILKHIAPDHVHVFAGGRIVESGGAELADQLERDGYVRFTGSKETAAV; this is translated from the coding sequence ATGGCCACTCTGGAAATCAAGGATCTGCACGTCTCGGTGTCCACCGACGACGAGCCCAAGGAGATTCTCAAGGGCGTCGACCTGACGGTGCGCGCGGGCGAGACCCACGCGATCATGGGTCCGAACGGCTCCGGCAAGTCCACCCTCGCCTACGCCGTCGCGGGCCACCCGAAGTACCAGGTCACCTCGGGTTCGGTGCTGCTCGACGGCGAGGAGGTGCTGGAGATGACCGTCGACGAGCGGGCACGCGCAGGCCTCTTCCTGGCCATGCAGTACCCGGTCGAGGTCCCCGGCGTGTCGATGTCGAACTTCCTCCGCTCGGCCGCCACGGCGGTCCGGGGCGAGGCCCCCAAGATCCGGCACTGGGTCAAGGAGGTCAAGCAGGCGATGACGGACCTCGACATCGAGCCGTCCTTCGCCGAGCGCAGCGTGAACGAGGGCTTCTCCGGCGGTGAGAAGAAGCGTCACGAGATCCTCCAGCTCGACCTGCTGAAGCCGAAGTTCGCGATCCTCGACGAGACCGACTCCGGCCTGGACGTCGACGCGCTGCGCGTCGTCTCCGACGGCGTCAACCGCTACACCGCGACCGGTGACCGGGGCGTTCTGCTGATCACCCACTACACCCGCATCCTCAAGCACATCGCCCCCGACCACGTGCACGTGTTCGCGGGCGGTCGCATCGTGGAGTCGGGCGGCGCCGAGCTGGCCGACCAGCTGGAGCGGGACGGCTACGTGCGGTTCACCGGCAGCAAGGAGACCGCCGCCGTCTGA
- a CDS encoding cysteine desulfurase, which translates to MATTATPLDIASIKADFPILARTVRDGKPLVYLDSGATSQRPRQVLDAERAFLETSNAAVHRGAHQLAEEATDAYESARARIAAFVGVADDEVVFTKNATEGVNLVAYAMGNAATAGPAAERFRLGPGDEVVVTEMEHHANLLPWQQLCARTGATLKWFGVTDEGRLDLSAADTVITERTKVVAFTHQSNVLGTVNPVAELVALARRVGALTVLDACQSVPHAPIDLRALDVDFAVFSGHKMLGPSGVGVLYGRRALLAVLPPFLTGGSMIETVRMEASTFAAPPQRFEAGVPMTSQAVALGAAVDYLRVVGMDRIADHERTLTEAALAGLGEVPGVRIVGPTDTVDRGGAVSFTIADIHPHDAGQVLDSLGVAVRVGHHCAWPLHRRLAVPATVRASFYLYNDLSDVDALVAGVREARRFFGVDSGGLTSPAGVA; encoded by the coding sequence ATGGCGACCACGGCGACACCGCTGGACATCGCGAGCATCAAGGCTGACTTCCCGATCCTCGCCAGGACGGTGCGGGACGGGAAGCCGCTGGTCTACCTCGACTCGGGCGCCACCTCGCAACGGCCCCGGCAGGTGCTCGACGCGGAACGGGCGTTCCTGGAGACCTCCAACGCGGCGGTGCACCGAGGCGCGCACCAGCTCGCGGAGGAGGCCACCGACGCCTACGAGTCGGCCAGGGCGCGCATCGCCGCGTTCGTCGGCGTCGCCGACGACGAGGTGGTGTTCACCAAGAACGCCACCGAGGGCGTCAACCTCGTCGCCTACGCGATGGGCAACGCGGCGACGGCGGGGCCTGCGGCCGAGCGGTTCCGACTCGGTCCCGGCGACGAGGTCGTGGTGACCGAGATGGAGCACCACGCCAATCTGCTGCCCTGGCAGCAGCTCTGTGCCAGGACCGGTGCGACGCTGAAGTGGTTCGGCGTCACCGACGAGGGCAGGCTCGACCTGTCCGCCGCCGACACGGTGATCACCGAGCGGACCAAGGTCGTCGCCTTCACCCACCAGTCCAACGTGCTGGGCACGGTGAACCCGGTGGCGGAGCTGGTGGCACTGGCGCGCCGGGTGGGTGCGCTCACCGTGCTGGACGCCTGTCAGTCCGTGCCGCACGCGCCGATCGACCTGCGCGCGCTGGACGTGGACTTCGCCGTGTTCAGCGGGCACAAGATGCTCGGTCCGTCCGGGGTCGGCGTCCTGTACGGCAGGCGAGCGCTGCTGGCGGTGCTGCCCCCGTTCCTGACCGGCGGCTCGATGATCGAGACCGTCCGCATGGAGGCCTCCACCTTCGCCGCGCCGCCGCAGCGGTTCGAGGCGGGCGTGCCGATGACCTCGCAGGCGGTGGCGCTGGGCGCGGCCGTGGACTATCTGCGGGTGGTCGGGATGGACCGCATCGCCGATCACGAGCGGACGCTGACCGAGGCCGCGCTGGCAGGCCTCGGCGAGGTGCCGGGCGTGCGGATCGTCGGGCCGACCGACACCGTCGACCGGGGCGGGGCGGTGTCCTTCACCATCGCCGACATCCACCCCCATGACGCCGGGCAGGTGCTGGACAGCCTCGGTGTCGCGGTGCGGGTCGGACATCACTGCGCGTGGCCGCTGCATCGCAGGCTGGCGGTTCCCGCCACCGTGCGGGCCAGCTTCTACCTGTACAACGACCTGTCCGACGTCGACGCGCTGGTAGCGGGCGTCCGAGAGGCCCGCCGGTTCTTCGGTGTCGACTCGGGCGGGTTGACGTCGCCTGCGGGGGTGGCCTGA
- the sufU gene encoding Fe-S cluster assembly sulfur transfer protein SufU — translation MQLDQMYQEIILDHYKRPHGHGLREPFDAESHQVNPMCGDEVTLRVALSAHDPAATVLDVSYEGQGCSISQASTSVLTDLVVGRPLPEVLTVSEAFLELMQGRGKVEPDEDVLGDGIAFAGVARYPARVKCALLGWMAFKDAVSRVVDEVRTA, via the coding sequence ATGCAGCTCGACCAGATGTACCAGGAGATCATCCTGGATCACTACAAGCGCCCGCACGGCCACGGCCTGCGGGAGCCGTTCGACGCCGAGTCGCACCAGGTCAACCCCATGTGCGGCGACGAGGTGACTCTGCGGGTCGCCCTGTCCGCCCACGACCCGGCCGCGACCGTCCTCGACGTCTCCTACGAGGGACAGGGCTGCTCGATCAGCCAGGCCTCGACCTCGGTGCTGACCGACCTCGTCGTCGGCCGCCCCCTGCCCGAGGTCCTGACGGTCTCCGAGGCGTTCCTGGAGTTGATGCAGGGACGTGGCAAGGTGGAACCTGACGAGGACGTCCTCGGCGACGGCATCGCCTTCGCCGGGGTGGCGAGATACCCGGCGCGGGTCAAGTGCGCGCTGCTGGGCTGGATGGCGTTCAAGGACGCGGTGAGCCGCGTCGTCGACGAGGTGAGGACAGCATGA
- a CDS encoding metal-sulfur cluster assembly factor, giving the protein MTSVADQNPGQEAEQVQRGVEGLPEPPAPRADKPEVEDIEEAMRDVVDPELGINVVDLGLVYGVTVDEANVATLDMTLTSAACPLTDVIEDQTRAALTGGPGGGLVDDIRINWVWMPPWGPEKITDEGREQLRALGFTV; this is encoded by the coding sequence ATGACCAGCGTGGCAGACCAGAATCCCGGCCAGGAGGCCGAGCAGGTGCAGCGCGGGGTCGAGGGACTCCCCGAGCCGCCTGCTCCCCGTGCGGACAAGCCGGAGGTCGAGGACATCGAGGAGGCCATGCGCGACGTGGTCGACCCCGAGCTCGGCATCAACGTCGTCGACCTCGGCCTGGTGTACGGCGTGACGGTCGACGAGGCCAACGTGGCGACCCTGGACATGACGTTGACCTCGGCGGCGTGCCCGTTGACCGACGTCATCGAGGACCAGACCAGGGCGGCGCTCACCGGCGGCCCCGGTGGCGGGCTCGTGGACGACATCCGCATCAACTGGGTGTGGATGCCGCCGTGGGGCCCGGAGAAGATCACCGACGAGGGCCGCGAGCAGCTGCGCGCGCTTGGCTTCACCGTCTGA
- a CDS encoding DUF397 domain-containing protein, whose protein sequence is MACLGTTHAIRDSKSPDTGTLSLTSVQSADFFAAVKAGVFDRRR, encoded by the coding sequence TTGGCCTGCTTAGGGACCACCCACGCGATCCGCGACAGCAAGTCGCCAGACACCGGAACACTGTCCTTGACGTCCGTCCAGTCCGCTGACTTCTTCGCTGCGGTCAAGGCCGGCGTCTTCGACAGACGTCGCTGA
- a CDS encoding helix-turn-helix domain-containing protein yields MKPVRGQRGTEVVGRGDPSPLRWLIGVELARFRNAHRLALSEVSARLQMSRAKVGHLETGHQQQSPDDIAAVLKLYGAEQRDIDRLTSLAGRADDATWWAAWANLVPDWLKTFVGLEGLAAREFVFEPLIIPGLLQTEAYAEIVTAGTPRVRADHGERFVGFRMARARRLSEGDHPLHLHAVIGEAALRLRVGTAEVRRDQLSHLVRMAELPNVTIQVLRPEDGLHTAMTGQFVVLDFDEARSIAYAELHDGSVYVQDPDQVRSYSLVAENLQRVALGPTQSSTLIKSMTEA; encoded by the coding sequence ATGAAGCCCGTTCGCGGGCAGAGAGGTACTGAAGTGGTCGGTCGTGGTGATCCATCACCGCTGCGGTGGTTGATCGGTGTCGAGCTTGCGCGTTTTCGGAATGCACACCGGCTGGCGTTGAGCGAGGTCAGCGCTCGACTACAGATGTCACGTGCGAAGGTCGGGCATCTAGAGACCGGACATCAACAACAATCCCCTGACGACATCGCGGCCGTGCTGAAGCTTTACGGTGCCGAGCAGCGTGACATCGACCGACTGACCTCTTTGGCGGGCCGGGCTGACGATGCGACGTGGTGGGCGGCATGGGCGAACCTCGTGCCCGACTGGCTGAAGACCTTTGTCGGCTTGGAAGGACTGGCCGCGCGGGAGTTCGTCTTCGAACCGTTGATCATTCCTGGTCTCTTGCAGACCGAGGCGTATGCGGAGATCGTCACGGCGGGCACTCCCCGGGTGCGTGCCGACCACGGCGAACGATTCGTGGGCTTCCGTATGGCGCGGGCGCGCCGCCTCAGCGAAGGCGACCATCCACTCCATCTGCACGCTGTGATCGGGGAAGCTGCTCTGCGCCTGCGAGTGGGCACTGCCGAGGTGCGTCGTGATCAGCTGAGTCATCTCGTACGGATGGCGGAGCTGCCCAACGTGACCATCCAGGTCCTCCGGCCAGAAGACGGGCTGCACACCGCGATGACCGGCCAGTTCGTGGTCTTGGACTTCGACGAGGCGCGGTCTATCGCCTACGCGGAGCTGCATGACGGTTCCGTCTACGTTCAAGATCCCGACCAGGTGCGCTCCTATAGCCTGGTGGCAGAGAACTTGCAGCGTGTCGCGCTCGGCCCCACCCAGTCGTCGACGCTGATCAAGTCGATGACCGAGGCCTAG